From one Butyricimonas faecihominis genomic stretch:
- a CDS encoding RNA polymerase sigma-70 factor has translation MVVDYSEDREMLTLLRRGEISAFVDIYTTYFDALLNYADRLLNDMEAARDVVQQVYYKIWENRDALNISLSIKAYLFKSVYHGSLNTLAHQKNIQKYEQEQLTDFYFSTVIQSPEAEEALWKSDIELAVQEAIATLPEKCWEVFVLSKIEGLKNREIAEKLNISEKTVERHMSIALSKLRDELDWLLQIILFFSFSHWG, from the coding sequence ATGGTTGTGGATTATTCGGAAGATAGGGAAATGTTAACGTTATTGAGGCGTGGTGAAATCTCTGCATTTGTAGATATATACACCACGTACTTCGACGCGTTGCTGAATTATGCCGATCGTTTGCTGAATGATATGGAGGCGGCCCGGGACGTGGTGCAACAGGTGTACTATAAAATATGGGAAAACCGGGATGCGTTGAATATTTCTCTTTCTATTAAAGCTTATCTTTTTAAATCAGTTTATCATGGCAGCTTGAATACGTTGGCTCATCAGAAAAATATCCAAAAGTACGAGCAGGAACAATTGACTGATTTCTACTTCTCTACAGTGATACAATCCCCCGAGGCGGAAGAGGCTTTGTGGAAATCGGATATAGAGCTGGCTGTTCAAGAGGCCATCGCAACTTTACCCGAGAAATGTTGGGAAGTTTTCGTGTTGAGTAAGATTGAAGGGTTGAAAAACCGGGAAATTGCCGAAAAACTGAATATTTCGGAAAAAACGGTTGAACGTCATATGTCAATAGCATTGAGTAAGTTACGAGACGAACTGGACTGGTTGTTACAAATTATTTTATTTTTTTCATTTTCTCATTGGGGGTAA
- a CDS encoding FecR family protein has product MDDKKINIEELLVRILENRAGSEEIRYFSKWMEGQENRVYFEKFKKIWNFSAGSHASPEMLEAGVRDYRLFMEKSLKSKMRVTLMWRIGSVAAVLLMILSSVFWLRKDVPEVSSGEKYVVSSGREVILKLADNKEIILGDSLNLSGVAGEWVSINKVDHRGIVYRLKDSMGIEEEELSYNQIIVPAGERFLVQLSDGTKVWINSESALRYPAYFGKNIREVEARGNVYFEVAKDSTRPFVVASRELTTEVLGTRFEVNTYGDRDEVSATLVEGSVRVGVGSRFVVIKPNQQFTFNTKSGTIKVNEVDAARKVMWKDGILVIDNEAFRDVVWKLERWYGVSIVNETGLVFTQSFSGEFDREDIHMAIESLCTNLNITYMMDKDRIILKR; this is encoded by the coding sequence ATGGACGATAAAAAAATCAATATAGAAGAATTACTGGTCCGAATACTGGAAAACCGGGCAGGTTCGGAAGAAATACGATATTTCTCGAAATGGATGGAGGGGCAGGAAAATCGGGTGTATTTTGAGAAGTTCAAGAAAATATGGAATTTTTCCGCGGGAAGTCACGCAAGCCCGGAAATGCTGGAGGCGGGGGTAAGAGATTACCGTCTGTTTATGGAAAAATCTCTGAAATCGAAAATGCGTGTGACGTTGATGTGGAGGATAGGTTCGGTTGCGGCAGTGTTATTGATGATCCTGTCTTCTGTCTTCTGGTTACGGAAAGATGTTCCGGAGGTTTCTTCGGGTGAAAAATATGTCGTTTCTTCGGGACGGGAAGTTATTTTGAAGTTGGCTGATAACAAAGAGATCATACTTGGTGATTCGTTAAACCTGTCGGGGGTGGCGGGAGAGTGGGTCAGTATTAATAAAGTGGATCATCGGGGAATCGTGTATAGGCTAAAAGATTCGATGGGAATCGAAGAAGAAGAATTGAGCTATAATCAAATTATTGTTCCGGCAGGCGAGCGTTTTCTAGTGCAGCTGTCTGATGGAACCAAGGTATGGATTAATTCGGAAAGTGCTTTGCGTTACCCGGCTTATTTTGGTAAAAATATTCGGGAAGTCGAGGCCCGGGGAAACGTGTATTTTGAAGTGGCCAAGGATTCGACCCGCCCGTTCGTGGTGGCATCAAGGGAGTTGACCACGGAAGTGTTGGGAACCCGTTTTGAGGTGAACACCTACGGGGACCGGGATGAGGTGAGCGCGACGTTGGTGGAAGGAAGCGTGCGCGTCGGTGTTGGCAGTCGTTTTGTTGTTATCAAGCCTAATCAACAATTCACGTTTAACACGAAGAGTGGCACTATCAAGGTGAACGAGGTGGATGCCGCGAGGAAAGTGATGTGGAAGGACGGTATACTGGTGATTGATAACGAGGCTTTCCGGGATGTGGTCTGGAAGCTGGAACGCTGGTATGGAGTGTCGATCGTGAACGAGACCGGACTTGTATTTACCCAATCTTTTAGCGGGGAGTTCGACCGGGAAGATATTCATATGGCAATCGAGTCACTGTGTACAAATTTGAATATTACTTACATGATGGATAAGGATCGAATTATTCTGAAGAGGTAA